The Punica granatum isolate Tunisia-2019 chromosome 4, ASM765513v2, whole genome shotgun sequence genome has a window encoding:
- the LOC116204171 gene encoding uncharacterized protein LOC116204171, with translation MHNRALNRGIEESGRFCDSGSSPNWGKAQVSFGPFSRSFDDLQAVPTFASEVPTSEFQSETPSFTQSAFHPRFQVSLRWSSVKIQPKLRLPSSCSDFRDHLFRVPTTEFQSKTPSFTQSAFHPRIPRLKHHLGCTKINVAHCPAVPDDVKNNMLAICMRLEDFSVKKKQASSCGLENDDVVDVDNDDEDAGVGTKRKGNEAVEISSFFKKRSLNIQSKQKQPTINQMMKKDLREDVCMQIARFFYTSAISFNCVKNPEFEKMCHMIGKYGMGLKPPSYHEISDKYLRKEVDNTMSLLEEHKAMWRKSGCSIMSDGWTDKKKRSICNFLVNSPKGTIFLTSSDTSNVSKTAVKVFEMIDDIVEQVGKENIVQIVTDNAVNYKAAGDMLMEKRKKLFWTPCATHCIYLMLEDLEKKIKVHELTIMKGGKITIFIYSRTLLITMLKHFTKGKDLIRPAVTRFATAYLTLGCLFDNRNALRTMVASKQWKGSRFTKLEGGKYAERVIMDNRFWSNVNTCLKAAYPLIKVLRMVDLDEKPTMGFIYSEMEKAKQKIKTNFKDDRKSYDPIWKVINERWEVQLHRPLHDAAYYLNPQLHFSSEFRADREVMRGLYKVMDRMLEDEERDKVDLQLEEFKHERGLFGFSSAKSMRFKKTQADWWESYGADTPELQRFSIRILSLTCSSLGCEHNWSAFEMVHTKRRNRLHQKKMNDLVFVMYNLKLKDKKIRKQVDLQVDDISSDDEWIVEEETENTVTLSHNFNLRSLGREDDGDEESGGIQIGDEHAENMCTQKHGTVDDLELPKEDEFDILYDGDVGDDEDLNEI, from the exons ATGCATAATCGGGCTTTGAATCGCGGAATCGAGGAATcgggccgattctgcgattccggATCCAGCCCAAACTGGGGCAAAGCCCAGGTCTCATTCGGGCC ATTCAGCCGAAGCTTCGACGACCTTCAAGCTGTTCCAACTTTCGCTTCCGAAGTTCCGACTTCCGAGTTTCAGTCCGAGACTCCGAGCTTCACTCAGTCCGCTTTTCATCCGAGGTTCCAAGTTTCTCTCCGGTGGTCCTCTGTGAAGATTCAGCCCAAGCTCCGACTACCTTCAAGCTGTTCCGACTTTCGCGATCATCTGTTCCGAGTTCCGACTACCGAGTTTCAGTCCAAGACTCCGAGCTTCACTCAATCCGCTTTTCATCCGAGGATTCCGAG GTTGAAGCATCACTTGGGATGTACCAAAATTAATGTGGCACATTGTCCTGCTGTTCCTGATGATGTTAAGAACAATATGCTCGCTATTTGTATGCGTTTAGAAGATTTTTCAGTGAAGAAAAAACAAGCTAGTAGTTGTGGTTTGGAAAATGATGATGTTGTAGATGttgataatgatgatgaagatgcaGGGGTTGGTacaaagagaaagggaaaTGAAGCAGTTGAAATTTCAAGTTTCTTTAAGAAAAGAAGTTTGAACATTCAAAGCAAGCAAAAACAACCAACAATTAATCAGATGATGAAAAAAGATTTGAGAGAGGATGTTTGTATGCAGATTGCTCGTTTTTTCTATACAAGTGcaatttcatttaattgtGTCAAGAATCCTGAGTTTGAGAAGATGTGTCATATGATTGGGAAGTATGGTATGGGATTGAAACCGCCGTCTTATCATGAAATTAGtgataaatatttgagaaaagAGGTTGATAATACTATGTCATTGCTTGAGGAACATAAAGCTATGTGGAGAAAGTCGGGGTGTTCTATAATGTCAGATGGTTGGACTGATAAGAAGAAGAGGTCCATATGCAATTTCCTAGTGAATAGCCCTAAGGGAACAATTTTTTTGACTTCCAGTGACACATCGAACGTCTCCAAGACTGCAGTGAAAGTATTTGAGATGATAGATGATATAGTGGAGCAAGTTGGGAAAGAGAACATAGTTCAAATTGTCACGGATAATGCTGTCAATTACAAGGCGGCAGGTGATATGTTAATGGAGAAACGGAAGAAGTTATTTTGGACTCCTTGTGCAACTCATTGCATATATCTTATGTTAGAggatttggagaagaagattaaGGTACATGAGCTGACAATAATGAAGGGTGGGAAGATTACGATCTTCATTTACTCGAGAACACTCCTTATCACGATGCTGAAGCATTTCACTAAGGGCAAAGATTTGATTAGACCGGCTGTGACTCGCTTTGCCACTGCTTATCTGACTTTGGGATGCCTCTTCGACAATAGAAATGCTCTAAGGACCATGGTTGCATCCAAGCAATGGAAAGGGAGTCGATTTACGAAGTTAGAAGGTGGAAAGTATGCGGAACGTGTTATTATGGATAACAGATTTTGGAGTAATGTTAATACATGTTTGAAGGCTGCATATCCTCTCATTAAGGTCCTCCGCATGGTGGATTTGGATGAAAAGCCCACGATGGGCTTTATTTATAGTGAGATGGAGAAAGCTAAACAAAAGATCAAAACAAACTTCAAGGATGATCGGAAgag CTATGATCCTATTTGGAAGGTTATTAATGAGAGATGGGAGGTTCAACTTCATAGGCCTCTACATGATGCTGCTTATTACCTAAATCCCCAATTACATTTCTCTTCTGAATTTAGAGCTGATAGAGAAGTTATGCGTGGATTATATAAGGTTATGGATCGGATGCTAGAGGATGAAGAGAGGGATAAAGTTGATTTGCAGCTAGAGGAATTCAAACATGAAAGAGGGCTCTTTGGATTCTCATCTGCAAAGTCTATGAGATTCAAGAAAACACAGGCAGATTGGTGGGAATCATATGGTGCCGATACCCCAGAGTTGCAAAGATTTAGTATAAGGATATTGAGTTTGACTTGTAGCTCTTTGGGATGTGAGCATAATTGGAGTGCTTTTGAAATG GTACACACAAAGAGAAGAAATCGGTTGCATCAAAAGAAGATGAATGATTTAGTATTTGTGATGTACAATTTGAAGTTGAAAGATAAGAAGATTAGGAAGCAAGTTGATCTTCAAGTGGACGACATTTCTTCCGATGATGAATGGATTGTCGAAGAGGAGACAGAGAATACCGTAACTTTAAGCCATAATTTTAACTTGCGTTCTCTTGGTCGTGAggatgatggtgatgaagaAAGTGGAGGTATTCAAATTGGCGATGAACATGCAGAGAATATGTGCACACAAAAGCATGGCACGGTTGATGACTTGGAACTTCCTAAAGAAGATGAGTTTGATATTTTGTATGATGGTGATGTTGGTGATGATGAAGATTTGAATGAGATTTGA
- the LOC116205623 gene encoding protein BASIC PENTACYSTEINE4-like has protein sequence MDDENGRNKMDYCRGTYPQWNVMLQHHPKDTNAVQNKRFMSIMIERDNAIRERNAAIAETKEALIARDEAIKQRDEAIAERDRALMMRDNAREALRHLENAINSPQFAASGMKRAHSHQSDNGEARITDAFPLSSITAEAVKSSCQSKENSIGSTRKKGGETTKAGEGSNYYSAASAARKFRSEWDDHDVGLNLIVFDESAMPGPVCSCTGEAHPCYKWGNGGWQSSCCTTMISMYPLPQMPNKRHARMSGRKMSGSVFTRLLTRMAKAGHDLSIPVDLKDYWARHGTNRYITIK, from the exons ATGGATGATGAAAACGGGAGAAACAAGATGGATTATTGCAGAGGGACTTACCCCCAG TGGAATGTTATGCTCCAGCATCACCCAAAGGACACCAACGCTGTTCAGAACAAGAGGTTCATGTCCATCATGATCGAAAGAGATAACGCCATTAGAGAGCGGAATGCTGCAATTGCAGAGACAAAGGAGGCACTGATTGCGAGAGATGAGGCAATAAAGCAGCGAGACGAGGCAATTGCCGAACGGGACAGAGCCCTGATGATGCGGGATAACGCGAGGGAAGCCCTCCGGCACTTAGAGAATGCCATAAACTCCCCTCAATTTGCTGCCAGTGGAATGAAGAGAGCCCACAGCCACCAGTCTGACAATGGCGAGGCACGCATAACTGATGCTTTCCCTTTATCATCAATCACCGCAGAAGCTGTTAAATCTTCTTGTCAGTCGAAAGAGAATAGCATAGGATCAACGAGGAAGAAGGGGGGGGAGACTACAAAAGCAGGCGAGGGTTCAAATTACTACTCTGCTGCATCAGCAGCGAGGAAGTTCAGGTCAGAGTGGGATGACCACGATGTGGGCCTAAACCTTATAGTATTCGACGAGTCCGCCATGCCGGGGCCCGTCTGCTCATGCACTGGGGAAGCCCACCCGTGCTACAAGTGGGGCAATGGTGGGTGGCAGTCTTCTTGTTGCACAACAATGATCTCTATGTATCCACTCCCACAAATGCCCAATAAACGCCACGCCCGAATGAGCGGGAGGAAGATGAGCGGGAGCGTCTTCACGAGACTGTTGACTCGAATGGCCAAAGCAGGGCACGACCTGTCCATACCCGTGGACCTGAAGGACTACTGGGCCCGACACGGGACAAACCGCTACATTACCATCAAGTAG
- the LOC116203671 gene encoding uncharacterized protein LOC116203671: MGDTEDVNSEMMRGLHLQSPFGASHSGSIPKQPMPFNHQLDIPQLNPAQFRAQMRHLSPGFSADGSKRVGIPPSHPNQMPPISPFSQIPVSRPSNQQVGPPSMIPGPTHSRSLSQPSVFSFDSLPPLSPSPFRDSPGSAAMSDHVSSGDVLMANRDASPHSLLPPSPFTRGNPSQAGESLPPRKAHRRSNSDIPFLSSLMQSSPPLIPSRGLGGLERSVSGRDNMSAAKPIQLVKKESSWDRTGGEMNTEGMGERKSEGEVVDDLFSAYMNLDGIEALNSSGTDEKTGNETYEDLDSRASGTKTNGGESSDNEAESSVNESSNSMHKTGTSSSAEKREGIKRSAGGDIAPTTRHYRSVSMDSFMGKLNFSDESPKLPPSPGVRPGQLSPSNSIDANSNAFSLEFGNGEFSEVEMKKIMASDKLAEIAMSDPKRAKRILANRQSAARSKERKMRYISELEHKVQTLQTEATTLSAQLTLLQRDSVGLTNQNNELKFRLQAMEQQAQLRDALNEALTAEVQRLKLATAGLNGDSNPSSKVMVSQQLTGNAHMYSLHQQQQQHSSHVNIHQLNQPQEHQPCSQQQQPPQQQENGNMNSKPESNQ; the protein is encoded by the exons ATGGGGGATACTGAGGATGTTAACAGTGAGATGATGAGGGGTCTGCACTTGCAGTCTCCGTTCGGGGCTTCGCATTCGGGTTCGATCCCGAAGCAGCCCATGCCGTTTAACCACCAGCTCGATATCCCCCAGCTGAATCCCGCCCAATTTAGAGCTCAAATGCGGCATTTGTCGCCCGGTTTCAGTGCGGATGGCAGCAAGAGAGTCGGGATTCCGCCGTCCCACCCCAACCAGATGCCGCCAATCTCGCCTTTCTCCCAGATCCCGGTGTCCCGCCCCTCAAACCAGCAGGTGGGTCCGCCGAGCATGATCCCAGGCCCCACACACTCGCGGTCCCTGTCGCAGCCCTCGGTCTTTTCTTTCGACTCCCTGCCTCCGCTCAGCCCCTCCCCATTTCGTGACTCTCCTGGCTCGGCGGCGATGTCGGACCATGTTTCTTCCGGGGATGTCTTGATGGCTAACCGAGATGCGAGCCCACATTCTCTGTTGCCACCTTCTCCCTTCACGAGGGGAAACCCTTCTCAGGCTGGTGAGAGCTTGCCACCTCGGAAGGCGCACAGGCGTTCCAACAGTGATATCCCGTTCCTTTCTTCCTTGATGCAATCTTCACCGCCTCTTATACCGTCTCGGGGTCTAGGCGGTCTCGAGCGATCGGTGTCAGGTAGAGACAATATGAGTGCCGCTAAGCCAATTCAGTTGGTCAAAAAGGAATCAAGCTGGGACAGAACAGGCGGTGAGATGAACACGGAAGGAATGGGAGAGAGAAAGTCGGAAGGGGAAGTTGTGGATGATTTGTTCTCTGCATACATGAATTTAGACGGGATCGAGGCTCTGAACTCTTCTGGGACAGATGAGAAGACTGGTAATGAGACTTATGAGGATTTAGACAGTCGGGCTAGTGGAACAAAGACAAATGGAGGTGAAAGCAGTGATAATGAAGCGGAAAGCAGTGTGAATGAGAGCAGCAATAGCATGCACAAAACTGGAACCAGTTCTTCGGCGGAGAAGAGGGAAGGGATTAAGAGAAGTGCTGGTGGCGATATTGCTCCAACTACCAGACATTACAGAAGTGTTTCCATGGACAGCTTCATGGGAAAGCTGAATTTTAGTGATGAGTCACCAAAATTGCCTCCTTCTCCAGGAGTTCGTCCTGGGCAGCTATCTCCCAGCAACTCAATTGATGCAAATTCAAATGCCTTTAGTTTGGAGTTTGGGAATGGTGAGTTTAGTGAGGTTGAAATGAAGAAGATTATGGCTAGCGACAAACTTGCTGAAATAGCAATGTCTGACCCGAAACGAGCTAAAAG GATATTGGCCAATCGCCAGTCAGCTGCTCGTTCCAAAGAGAGGAAAATGCGTTACATTTCGGAGTTGGAGCACAAAGTCCAAACTCTTCAGACTGAAGCTACCACACTGTCTGCTCAGCTTACCCTTCTTCAG AGAGATTCTGTTGGGTTGACTAATCAGAATAATGAGCTGAAGTTCCGGCTTCAAGCAATGGAACAGCAGGCACAGCTCCGTGATG CGCTCAACGAGGCATTGACAGCAGAGGTCCAGCGCCTGAAACTCGCCACAGCTGGTTTGAATGGGGACTCGAACCCTTCGTCAAAGGTGATGGTCTCACAGCAGCTCACTGGGAATGCTCACATGTATTCTCTGCATCAACAGCAACAGCAGCACTCTTCTCATGTGAACATTCACCAGCTCAACCAGCCTCAGGAGCATCAGCCTTGTTCTCAGCAGCAGCAGCCTCCTCAGCAGCAGGAAAATGGCAACATGAACTCGAAGCCAGAATCGAACCAATAA